One genomic segment of Rhizobium gallicum bv. gallicum R602sp includes these proteins:
- a CDS encoding response regulator transcription factor — protein sequence MPTKKPLIAIVDDDESMREAIKGLMRSMGFDAETFSSADNFLRFPHIRCTACLVTDINMPGMSGLDLHRRLVALGKSIPTVLITAFPEKNVRASALGADIVGCLTKPFGEKVLLDCIGSALALSNNGESGS from the coding sequence GTGCCAACCAAGAAACCTCTGATTGCGATCGTCGACGACGACGAGTCGATGCGCGAGGCTATCAAGGGGCTCATGAGGTCGATGGGATTTGACGCCGAGACCTTTTCATCCGCGGATAATTTCTTGAGGTTCCCCCATATCCGCTGCACGGCCTGCCTGGTGACGGACATCAATATGCCCGGAATGAGCGGGCTCGATCTGCACCGCCGGCTCGTCGCGCTGGGCAAGAGCATTCCGACTGTTTTGATCACCGCCTTTCCGGAAAAGAATGTGCGCGCGTCTGCCTTGGGCGCGGACATCGTCGGCTGCCTGACAAAACCGTTTGGTGAAAAGGTTTTGCTTGATTGCATCGGCTCTGCGCTAGCTCTCAGCAACAATGGCGAAAGCGGTTCATGA